From the Primulina tabacum isolate GXHZ01 chromosome 15, ASM2559414v2, whole genome shotgun sequence genome, one window contains:
- the LOC142526691 gene encoding uncharacterized protein LOC142526691 has protein sequence MSVFGGDSWAREAQHRKRRVDDLLLDGIDASSYKKLSNGKFACLICPKNPVLDSLIMLSTHVKGSCHRTTAMRFRDRELARKEEVNKRIALSDSPTPNSAACASVKRPKSTNKPLIERVQKVASEVYSSGVSPSSKTCGNPVLESETCNYVAQRGVVGMVQQLDCRERREKELKFTAAGWKRDCHGSWFKDENVEFDSDEEDPNDVLTDTT, from the exons ATGAGCGTGTTCGGCGGAGATAGCTGGGCTAGAGAAGCCCAACACCGGAAGAGAAGAGTCGACGATTTATTGCTAGATGGAATCGATGCGTCTTCCTACAAGAAACTCTCCAACGGCAAATTTGCTTGTCTAATTTGTCCTAAGAACCCTGTTCTCGACTCCTTGATCATGCTCTCA ACCCATGTGAAAGGTTCCTGCCATCGAACCACCGCGATGAGGTTCAGGGATAGGGAATTAGCTAGGAAAGAAGAGGTTAACAAGAGAATTGCATTGTCGGATTCTCCGACTCCTAATTCCGCCGCCTGTGCTTCGGTTAAACGACCAAAAAGTACTAACAAACCCCTGATCGAGCGAGTGCAGAAAGTTGCTTCTGAGGTGTATTCTAGTGGAGTAAGTccaagcagtaaaacatgtggAAACCCGGTTTTGGAATCCGAAACTTGTAATTATGTTGCTCAGAGAGGAGTTGTTGGAATGGTGCAACAATTGGATTGTAGAGAGCGTCGAGAGAAGGAACTGAAGTTCACGGCTGCTGGCTGGAAGCGTGATTGCCATGGAAGCTGGTTTAAGGATGAAAAT GTCGAATTTGATTCAGACGAAGAGGATCCGAACGATGTCTTGACCGATACTACCTAA
- the LOC142527321 gene encoding pentatricopeptide repeat-containing protein At5g39710, translating to MPLRRLPLRVLHTLPLRPPPPPTPSTPSRPPSLFSSPPDTLLVDRAIAFLKRHDLFHLDPLTSQFTPQSASYLLIQSQNDSIVILKFIDWACKFPFFINDLQCHCLAIHILTRFKLYKKAQALAEEISVAFPDYLEGDLLFSCLKDTYQACNSSSGVFDLMVKAFSSLKMIDRALNFVSLAKCHGFMPSVLSYNSILEAVIRSSAHGHVELAGNVYRGMVESGISPNVFTYNILIRGTCANKHIDKGLDLLEEMEKKGCLPNVVTYNTLMDAYCKIGNIDEAYRLLNLMWQKNLEPNVITYNVILNGLCRAGRMKETGKVFADMRSKGLLPDEVTYNTLVNGYCKEGNIHEALFLHAEMVRNGLSPNVVTYTALINSVCKARNLHRAMEFLDQMRVRGISPNEKTYTTLIDGFSQQGFMDEAYRLLSEMISRGFSPSVVTYNALINGHCVSGSIEDGLQLIQEMTVKGINPDVVSYSTIISGFCRNSDLYKAFQMKEEMIEKGILPDAITFSSLIQGLCGVSRLTEACELFQEMWKTGLLPDKCTYTTLINAFCHEDDIGSAIRLHDEMISKGFFPDVVTYSVLINGLNKEARSKEAKRLLFKLFYEQSVPYDLTYDFLIESCSNIEFQSGVALIKGFCMKGLMKEADRVFQEMLQKNHKPSEAVYNVLIHGHCRHGNLQKAINLYREMVHQGLVPHVVSVISIIRELHKAGMDKELSEILQDLLRSCRITDGEPTKFLVEMNFKEGNMDAVFNILTEMAKSGLLPIAVRSS from the coding sequence ATGCCCCTTCGTAGACTTCCACTGCGAGTCCTTCACACGTTACCTCTCCGGCCGCCGCCGCCTCCGACACCGTCAACACCATCGCGACCACCTTCCCTTTTCTCCTCTCCACCGGATACTCTCCTCGTCGATAGAGCCATAGCCTTTCTCAAACGGCACGACCTGTTCCATCTTGACCCTTTAACATCCCAATTTACTCCTCAGTCCGCCTCCTACTTACTAATCCAATCGCAGAACGACTCAATCGTGATACTAAAATTTATCGATTGGGCTTGTAAATTTCCCTTCTTCATCAATGACCTGCAATGTCATTGTCTCGCCATTCACATCCTTACCCGCTTCAAGCTCTATAAGAAAGCTCAAGCCCTCGCGGAGGAGATTTCTGTAGCTTTTCCCGATTACTTGGAGGGAGATTTACTGTTTTCATGCCTGAAGGACACATACCAGGCGTGCAACTCGAGCTCCGGTGTGTTTGATTTGATGGTAAAGGCGTTTTCTAGCTTGAAAATGATCGATAGAGCTTTGAATTTTGTAAGTTTAGCTAAATGTCACGGGTTCATGCCTAGTGTACTGTCATATAACTCTATTCTAGAGGCAGTAATTCGTAGTTCAGCTCACGGACATGTAGAGTTAGCTGGGAATGTGTATCGTGGTATGGTGGAAAGTGGCATTTCTCCAAATGTTTTTACTTACAACATATTGATTAGAGGGACATGTGCTAATAAACACATTGATAAAGGGTTAGATTTACTCGAGGAGATGGAGAAGAAGGGTTGTTTACCGAATGTGGTCACATATAATACTTTGATGGATGCATACTGTAAAATAGGGAATATCGACGAGGCCTATAGATTATTGAATTTGATGTGGCAGAAAAATTTGGAGCCAAACGTGATTACGTATAATGTGATACTGAATGGGTTGTGTCGTGCGGGGAGAATGAAGGAGACTGGTAAGGTTTTTGCAGACATGAGGAGCAAAGGTTTGCTTCCTGATGAAGTGACTTATAACACTCTTGTTAATGGATATTGTAAGGAGGGAAATATTCATGAAGCTCTTTTTTTGCATGCGGAGATGGTGAGGAATGGGTTGTCTCCCAATGTGGTGACTTATACTGCTTTGATAAATAGTGTATGTAAAGCAAGAAACTTGCATCGAGCCATGGAGTTTCTTGATCAGATGCGGGTCAGGGGAATTAGCCCGAATGAGAAAACATATACGACTTTGATTGATGGTTTCTCACAACAAGGGTTCATGGATGAAGCTTATAGACTTTTAAGTGAAATGATTAGTAGGGGCTTTTCACCTTCTGTCGTGACATATAATGCGTTGATCAATGGGCATTGTGTATCCGGTAGCATCGAAGATGGTTTGCAGTTGATCCAAGAAATGACTGTGAAAGGAATAAATCCGGATGTTGTAAGTTACAGCACCATCATATCTGGTTTTTGTCGAAATTCGGATTTGTACAAGGCATTTCAGATGAAAGAGGAGATGATCGAGAAGGGAATCTTACCAGATGCCATTACTTTTTCATCTTTGATCCAAGGACTTTGTGGGGTCTCGAGATTAACCGAAGCTTGTGAATTATTTCAAGAAATGTGGAAAACCGGTCTGCTACCCGACAAATGTACATACACTACTCTTATAAATGCTTTTTGTCATGAAGATGATATTGGTAGTGCAATTCGTCTCCATGATGAAATGATCTCCAAGGGGTTTTTCCCCGATGTTGTTACCTACAGTGTGTTAATAAACGGGCTAAACAAAGAGGCTCGCAGCAAGGAAGCCAAGCGGCTTCTCTTCAAGTTGTTCTATGAGCAATCTGTTCCTTATGACTTGACTTACGATTTCTTGATTGAAAGTTGTAGTAATATTGAATTTCAAAGTGGGGTAGCTCTTATCAAAGGATTCTGTATGAAAGGTCTGATGAAAGAAGCGGATCGagtttttcaagaaatgcttcAGAAAAACCACAAGCCTAGTGAAGCAGTTTATAATGTTCTAATTCATGGTCATTGTAGACATGGGAACTTGCAGAAAGCAATCAATCTCTACAGGGAAATGGTTCATCAAGGACTCGTTCCCCATGTGGTTTCTGTTATTTCTATAATAAGAGAACTACACAAAGCAGGGATGGACAAAGAGCTGAGTGAAATACTACAAGATTTATTGAGAAGCTGTAGAATCACTGATGGTGAGCCGACTAAATTCCTCGTTgagatgaatttcaaagaaggtAACATGGATGCCGTTTTTAACATTCTCACAGAGATGGCTAAGAGTGGGCTTCTTCCCATTGCAGTAAGAAGTTCTTAA
- the LOC142527557 gene encoding uncharacterized protein LOC142527557 produces the protein MGPPKAALTISQQAFDEMVRENIDDLGMEPAEALQDAIQTLTLQGVDLNGVVTCAPGESNPVMVCLERLKEEKISEQIVVLLDELAGLCRDKGSGNAAIARRSGALELVISICIKLRDENDPRLSSGLNALASLIHDLPSSEIFRENGGPTIIVGILRQERKDTSILDSCFSVVAAAASGNEVLKESFMDLKIDDLIVQIMKEHNGESIPSIYDAIRVILTSDDNRVVASQVFGYARKFAKLGIAKLLMDSLREGLSSPSLISASIALKAVAVNDEICRSIAYDDGINMILRCIDDSGLQGNNTVARASCSLLSKLAGSDENKSAIVEQGGMDRLINLSSRLSDDPLVLQEVMLIICTLCLRSPENATVAIEAGAGEFAIQSMQRFPQSDQLQRSACFMIRNLVVRNQENRKLLLGNGIEQLIRKAKGSHRICKDAATDALRDLGVDNYNL, from the exons ATGGGTCCACCGAAGGCGGCGCTAACTATATCACAGCAAGCATTCGACGAAATGGTTCGGGAAAACATTGATGACCTCGGTATGGAACCTGCAGAAGCTCTCCAGGACGCCATCCAAACCCTTACCCTCCAAGGCGTCGATCTCAACG GGGTTGTGACCTGTGCTCCCGGAGAGAGCAATCCAGTGATGGTGTGTTTGGAGAGATTGAAAGAGGAAAAGATATCGGAGCAAATTGTGGTATTGTTGGATGAATTAGCTGGTTTATGCAGAGATAAGGGATCAGGGAATGCGGCCATTGCCAGGAGGAGTGGAGCGCTGGAATTGGTGATTTCTATTTGTATCAAGCTGCGTGATGAAAACGATCCGAGATTGTCTTCTGGATTGAATGCCTTGGCATCATTAATTCATG ATCTTCCAAGCTCTGAAATATTCAGGGAGAATGGCGGCCCAACGATTATCGTAGGTATTCTAAGACAGGAAAGAAAAGATACGAGCATCTTGGATAGTTGTTTTTCTGTAGTTGCTGCTGCTGCAAGTGGCAACGAAGTTCTCAAAGAGTCATTCATGGACTTAAAAATTGATGACCTTATAGTCCAGATTATGAAAGAACATAATGGGGAGAGCATTCCAAGCATTTATGATGCAATTCGTGTCATCTTAACATCTGATGACAATCGTGTTGTAGCCTCGCAA GTTTTTGGTTATGCTAGAAAATTTGCGAAGTTGGGAATTGCGAAACTTCTCATGGACTCACTTCGGGAAGGACTCAGTTCACCTAGTCTAATATCTGCTAGCATAGCTTTGAAGGCTGTAGCTGTCAAT GATGAGATTTGCAGGTCGATTGCTTATGATGATGGTATCAATATGATTCTCCGTTGCATTGATGATAGTGGTCTACAGGGCAATAACACTGTAGCAAGAGCTTCCTGCTCTTTGCTGTCTAAG CTAGCAGGAAGTGATGAGAATAAGAGTGCTATTGTCGAACAGGGTGGCATGGACAGGCTTATAAACCTTTCATCAAGATTATCTGACGATCCATTGGTGCTTCAAGAG GTCATGTTAATTATATGTACACTATGCTTAAGATCCCCCGAGAATGCAACTGTTGCAATTGAAGCGGGAGCTGGAGAATTTGCTATCCAATCAATGCAGAGGTTTCCACAATCGGATCAACTGCAAAGGAGCGCTTGTTTCATGATCCGGAATCTGGTGGTTAGAAACCAAGAAAACAG AAAACTCTTGCTTGGTAATGGCATCGAGCAATTAATCAGAAAGGCGAAGGGAAGCCATCGGATCTGCAAAGATGCTGCAACCGACGCACTGAGAGATTTAGGCGTGGATAACTATAATTTGTAA